Sequence from the Catenuloplanes indicus genome:
CGCCACGACCATGGTGACCGCGCCCGCGATCAGCGCCCAGGCGCGGCGCCGGGACCGGTCCACCCGGCGCAGCTCGACCCGCACGTCGTCGGCCGGGCCCGGCGCCGGCGCCTGCGGGGTGAGCGGCAGCGTGGCCGCCACCCGGAAGCCGCCGTCCGGTTCCGGCCCGGAGTAGAGCACGCCGCCGGTCAGCCGGACGCGTTCGGCGAGCCCGCGCAGCCCCTGCCCGCTGCCGCGCGCGCCGGTCGGCTGCCCCGGGTCGTTGACCACTTCGGCGACCAGCGCGTCCGGTTCGTACCGCAGCGCCAGCCGGATCTCGCCGCCGCGCGCGTGCCGGAGCGCGTTCGTGACGCCCTCCTGCAGCGTCCGGTACGCCGCGTGGTCGATCAGCGGGTGCAGCGGCACCGGCTCGCCCTCGCGGTGCAGCGTGATCCGGGCACCGGCGGACACCGCGCCCTCGACCAGCGCACCCGCGTCCGCGAGCCGGGCCGCGGCCGGTGCGGTCTCGTCGCCGTCCCGCCCGTCGCGCAGCACCGCGAGGATCTGCCGCAGCTCGTCCATCGCCTGGGTGGACGTGGTGTGCAGCAGCGACACGACCTCCTCGGTACGGTCCGGGGCGGACCGCAGCGCGCCGCTGTACAGCGAGATCAGGGTGAGCCGGTGCCCGAGCGAGTCGTGCATCTCCCGGGCGATCCGGGTCGCCTCGCGTACCCGTACCCGCTCGGCGATGGTCCGCTGTTGTTCCTCCAGGTATGCGGTGCGCTCCTGCATCAGCCGGAGCAGTTCCCGGCGCTGCGCGGTCATCCGGGCGACGATGCCGGGGAGGGCCTGGAAGACCACGAACGAGCCGGTGGTGAACAGCACCTGAGCCAGTCCGGCCGGCGCCTCCCGGAGGCCGCCGATCAGCGAGACGGCCAGCACCGCCAGGAACGCGCCGGTGACCCGCGCGGTGCTGCGCACCCGCAGCCCGGCCGACACGCTCAGCCCGAACAGCAGGAACAGGCCGTTCTGGCCGGTCACCGCACCGAGCACGGCGGCCAGGACCAGGACCGTCGCCGGGTACGTCCGGCGCAGCGGGACCAGCACGACGACCGCGATCCCGGCCGGCACGACCACCGCGGCCGAGCGCCCGGTCCCGGTGAAGCCGGACAGCCCGACGACGCTGGCGGCGAGCACGAGCGCGAGCCCGGCCTCGTAGGCGAGGCGTGCCGGCCCGGCGGACCGGACCGCGCGCCACCACGACGACATGTTCATTACTCCGGAAGAGTAATGCGGCTCTTCTCCGCGAGCGCGCCGCCGACGAAGCAGAGCCGCCACATCGGCTGCCGCCCGGCGTCCGTCAGCGGCTTGACGCCGTAGTAGATGCACGACGCGCCGGCCGGCATGCCCTGCCGGGCCGGGTCGTCGCCGTACAGATCCTGATCGGTGAGGTTCTCCAACGGCGCCGGCAGCGCGGCCCGGACCTCCGTCTCCGGCGTGCCCACCTGCTGCGCGTCGAACTGCTGCTGCGTGATGCTCGCGTCGACGAGCTGCTTCCCCAGGTCGTACGCCTGGTAGGCGAACCATCCGACGCCGCCGCAGAGCACGACGAGCACGATGCTGACGACGATCGCGACCTTTCGCATGACCACTCCTCGGTATCGCTGGGATGTCTCCAGCCTCCCGGGATCCGGCCCCCGAATCGTCGGTGCAAAGACCGATCCGCACGCATCCGCGATGGTACGAAAGTGCTACTCCGGGGAGTGGTCTGACGAGTACGGCGTGCTCACCCCGGCGTACGCGACGTGCATGATCATGCCGTTCGCGCCGTGCTCGAAGTTGTGGCAGTGGTCCATCCAGATGCCCGGGTTCGTCGCGGCGAACTCGACCTCGTACAGCTCGCCGGAGCCGACGTTGAGCGTGTCCGTCCACCATGGACTGCCGGTGACCGGTGCGCCGTTGCGGCTGAGCACCCGGACCCGGTGCCCGTGCAGGTGGAACGGGTGGTCGACGATGCTCCGGCTGGCGATCCGGACCTTCACCCGGTCGCCGCGGGCCACCTCCAGCGTCGGCACCGCCGGGTACAGGCGCCCGTTGATCGAGCTGCTCACCCAGCCGAACGTGCCCTGGCTGAACCCGAAGCCGTCGTCCAGCCGCAGGTCGAACGTGCGCTGGTGGGTGGTCGCGGCCGGTGCCGCACC
This genomic interval carries:
- a CDS encoding sensor histidine kinase: MNMSSWWRAVRSAGPARLAYEAGLALVLAASVVGLSGFTGTGRSAAVVVPAGIAVVVLVPLRRTYPATVLVLAAVLGAVTGQNGLFLLFGLSVSAGLRVRSTARVTGAFLAVLAVSLIGGLREAPAGLAQVLFTTGSFVVFQALPGIVARMTAQRRELLRLMQERTAYLEEQQRTIAERVRVREATRIAREMHDSLGHRLTLISLYSGALRSAPDRTEEVVSLLHTTSTQAMDELRQILAVLRDGRDGDETAPAAARLADAGALVEGAVSAGARITLHREGEPVPLHPLIDHAAYRTLQEGVTNALRHARGGEIRLALRYEPDALVAEVVNDPGQPTGARGSGQGLRGLAERVRLTGGVLYSGPEPDGGFRVAATLPLTPQAPAPGPADDVRVELRRVDRSRRRAWALIAGAVTMVVALCMGAFWVSVEQYMLDRETYDAIPVGTPEAEARARLPRPDAAVEDPDPPAGLSCLTYQAKIGFRADTYNGRYRFCFRDGALVSKEMLE